The Engystomops pustulosus chromosome 2, aEngPut4.maternal, whole genome shotgun sequence genomic interval GGGCGGAGATCATGCACCCTAAGCTCCGATTGACACAGGTGGTGACCCAGGATTGATTCTGTAGAATGGTCTTATTTACTTGCGGTTTTAGAGTGATGGGCCACGTTTTATAAAATGGATTTTGATTTCTATACTGTATAACTCCTGCTTGGGTATGGGTAAATGGGTTGCTTTAAACCTTCCATTTGTCTCCACAGAGAAACCTGGCAGCAGTGCCCCCTTTTGCAACTTTTCAGAGTCCGTAGGTCTTAGAGATAACAGGGTCAGCATATGGCTTTATATATGGCTAATCCATCGCCACACTTCCTAGGGCtatctccattattattgttggCCACTTGCTACTGTATATTGAgacaatggggctaatttactataaGGGTCCTGTGGCAACATTTTTGCCGGGTTTCGTTggagagtccggatcggggatcgcgactcggacgcgtaagtaaatgtgcccaattatcTGTATTCTTCTATACACTCCAGCGAAATTTTATGGTTCATTGAAATGTACTCTTTTATATGTTAATGAAGACTAGACTATTGTAAGATGTTCTTCCAAATTGAATTTATCTTCTGTCCTCCTCATTTTCGCTCAGATTATTTACAGACAGCAGCCTCACAGAGAGAATTTTGATTGAAGGATGAAGGTCCACCAAAGAGACCAGATGCATAGAAGGATCCTAgacctcaccctggagatgatctccttgataaccggagaggtgagagtctcccaggacacggctcttatctctaggaataacagcgggaaatgactggagaggtgaaggattcttaggatctatgtagtgatcagtgtctccccatacacaggattacacagtagtgaagaagtcgtctggtgagtgtgtgaccccccgtgtgtcaggaggatggacccagagccccatcaccgagcctccacctcattcactgatacatgagcagaagatcctagaacttacctccaggatcactgagctgctgagcggagaggtgagcgctgccgggaatgctgggacattgtacaataacacaagggaggtgtctgggtgatgactgtgtcattgtgggtgtcaggttcctataaggtgtcaggacgtcactgtctatttctccatggaggagtgggagtatatagaaggacacaaggatcagtacaaggacatcatgatggtgaAGGGTCCACCAGGAATGGAGAAGGATAGAAACCAGATGGCTGCCAGGATCCTGAACCTAACCCTGGAGATCATCCCCTTAATAACAGGGGAGGTGAGTGACTCAGAGGACATCCCCATTCTCTCtatgaaataatttattaaaatgaAAGATTATCCGGTTCTACGTATTGATCAGTGTTTTCTCATCCACAGGATTACACATTaatgaagaagtcgtctggtgagtgtgtgaccccccgtgtgtcaggaggatggatccagggccccatcaccgagcctccacctcattcactgatacatgagcagaagatcctagaacttacctccaggatcactgagctgctgagcggagaggtgagtgctgctgggaatgctgggacattgtacaataacacaagggaggggtctgggtgatgactgtgtcattgtgggtgtcaggttcctataaggtgtcaggacgtcactgtctatttctccatggaggagtgggagtatatagaaggacacaaggaccagtacaaggacatcatgatggaggaccaccagcccctcacatcaccaggtaggTGGAAACCTTCCAGGAGTCACCTAGGCTCATCTATCATTGGATCATCACATATAGAAAATGTATTCTATGAttttgtatatttcctatagatggatccattCAGAGAAATCCActagagagatgtcccagtcctgaaaaTTCTCAAGATTGTTCAAAGGATTCAAGGCAGAAcgtcccacaggatcatcaggtagatggagttGCGATTCATAAAGAGTGCAGTTTAGAGCAGTCTCCACCTCAGGATCAGATCACATTGTTTTATGCAGTAATATAACCCTAGCATTGAAGTTGATTTGTAAAATAATTGGATGAATATTGATTCTGGTtcttcctgcaggagattatTTCCTCTAAGTTCCCGCCTTCTAGGGGTTTTTGTCGATCACTGAGATACAAGATCATTTCTGGACACCTCTCCTTGTtttctcatgtccctcatgttggatctttccaggaaagttgtggtggaaggaggagaggagaggaaatcccctcatcagtgacagaggagggtaagagcctttcatgtatcttgtgggttattcttcccttatacattgcagggagaggtcacatccaggggaggagatggagatgacatagacaccggctcatgtgtctctggtctcctcctccagtcacatccgtcTGTACCCACATGTTATGTTACTATGAGGCTCCGAGGAATATTATTGGATGTTTCCTCTCCTCAGATATTTGAGGCTGGAGATATAGTGACTGGAGATT includes:
- the LOC140119952 gene encoding oocyte zinc finger protein XlCOF29-like, with amino-acid sequence MEEWEYIEGHKDQYKDIMMVKGPPGMEKDRNQMAARILNLTLEIIPLITGEDYTLMKKSSGECVTPRVSGGWIQGPITEPPPHSLIHEQKILELTSRITELLSGEVSAAGNAGTLYNNTREGSG